The Henningerozyma blattae CBS 6284 chromosome 9, complete genome DNA segment TCCGTGAAATTTCAAGAGATGAGATGAGACACATAggtaaataaaatacaaacaTATTAAACCATTTtacaagaaatattattgatagCTTGTTGCTTTTTCCAGACAATTAGACTgtccaatttttttaaaatttaataaatatggGTAAATCGAAAAAGAGATCTAGAACATCAAAAGCTCGTTTAAATCCAATATCAGGTCGCCCAGACGTAAGAAATGCAGCAAAGGATAATGCCTTAGTAACTAAAAGAATTCAGCCACTTTTGAAACAATTAGAAAGTGCAATTGCAAATGATAGGCATATGTCCTTATCTTCGGTAAGTGTCTTATGTGAAGACACTCATATGAGAAGTTTATTCTTAAGAGAAAAATTAGTTCAAATcattttgaagaaattaataacaGATGATAATACTGAAATTGTAGTTGAATCCTACGGTTTGTTGAGAAATATTACCCTTGAAGAAGGTTATGATATTTCAACTCATTTATGGAGATCTGATATATGGACAAGTATTATAGATGGTTTCAACAAAATTGAGAACTCATTAAATGCTTTAAATGacactaataataagagTTCCAAAGAATCCAAATCTCTTCTTTTCGATTTTacagataatttattatcattagtGGTGGCTTTAGCTAATGGATCAGATAAAATTctagatgaattattatcagaagataaattaacaaatatttttaaaattctcACCTACTTGTTGCAATTTGGTATTGATAAGATCccattgaaattattaaatacaaTCTTAGATTTGATATATGATTTTAGTTCAGAATCCTTCCAATTTATTGAATCTGTTTCAAACCATgattatttatcaaaatttgtATCACAATTGCCTAATATGAtacaagaaaatgaaaaaaatcaagCTTCTCAGCAGTTTAATGAATTGACTAAAGTCTTAGTTCAAGGTATTTATATCCAATTTCTAGATATGAATTTGACTATTGAACAGACTAACTCTATAATTCACGGTATTTGTACTTCAATTGATAGTATCGATATCAAACAAGTATTTCATGATTTATCATCAAAGactgatgatgaagaattaataaaggCAAAGGACTCCACTGTTgctgaaaaaattaaagattataCTAAAAGACGTTCATCAGCTATGATGAGAGTACAAAGTATTGAAATTGCCATTGATTTACTGACTGCagtaattgaattattagctGCATTATATGAAGAACAAAAGCATACTAAAAACAAAGATAGTTTACCAGATGACTTAATTGTAACATTGGCTGAATTTTTACCGCATGCTTTTATGGCATTAAGTGAAAATTTTACACCAC contains these protein-coding regions:
- the SYO1 gene encoding Syo1p (similar to Saccharomyces cerevisiae YDL063C; ancestral locus Anc_4.248), producing MGKSKKRSRTSKARLNPISGRPDVRNAAKDNALVTKRIQPLLKQLESAIANDRHMSLSSVSVLCEDTHMRSLFLREKLVQIILKKLITDDNTEIVVESYGLLRNITLEEGYDISTHLWRSDIWTSIIDGFNKIENSLNALNDTNNKSSKESKSLLFDFTDNLLSLVVALANGSDKILDELLSEDKLTNIFKILTYLLQFGIDKIPLKLLNTILDLIYDFSSESFQFIESVSNHDYLSKFVSQLPNMIQENEKNQASQQFNELTKVLVQGIYIQFLDMNLTIEQTNSIIHGICTSIDSIDIKQVFHDLSSKTDDEELIKAKDSTVAEKIKDYTKRRSSAMMRVQSIEIAIDLLTAVIELLAALYEEQKHTKNKDSLPDDLIVTLAEFLPHAFMALSENFTPRILIVWNNLLWLYITVGINIFDLNNEPYKQLWSFLTDISTDLTNHEITSIKMGKESVIWALLKTGTLQPEPAKVLEYFNLINNVDFVNTYIKEFESFQAETAEDTIEYKQRILGVLSTYALYQGQIEVNRVIGQFFMNLLIKKDLHAVLTVEIINSLFEIYGDKNFDYDEDVFVKDDFLRLLQEQIVPNVRLIFKLVDKNRDPQLKERCNETFNNLDSFIHYKMNERS